One Gossypium raimondii isolate GPD5lz chromosome 3, ASM2569854v1, whole genome shotgun sequence genomic window carries:
- the LOC105796092 gene encoding major strawberry allergen Fra a 1.05 has protein sequence MGVFTYESEIVTAIPPAKMFKACILDGDTLIPQILPQAFKSVEYIEGNGAAGSIKKVTFGEGSQFKYMKQKVEALDKDKFVYIYSVIEGDALMDKLEKITYETKLETSPDGGSVCKTTSKYYTIGEFELKEEGIKAGKEKALGMFKAIEAYLLANPNTY, from the exons ATGGGTGTTTTCACTTATGAATCCGAGATTGTTACAGCAATCCCACCAGCTAAAATGTTTAAGGCTTGTATCCTTGATGGTGACACACTCATTCCCCAGATTCTTCCTCAGGCTTTTAAGAGTGTTGAGTACATTGAAGGCAATGGTGCGGCCGGTAGCATCAAGAAGGTCACTTTTGGAGAAG GAAGCCAATTCAAATACATGAAGCAGAAGGTTGAAGCATTAGACAAAGACAAATTTGTGTATATTTACAGTGTGATCGAAGGTGATGCATTGATGGATAAGCTTGAGAAGATCACTTACGAGACGAAGTTAGAGACCTCTCCAGATGGGGGATCAGTATGCAAGACTACTAGTAAGTATTACACCATCGGTGAGTTTGAGCTCAAGGAAGAGGGAATCAAGGCAGGCAAAGAAAAGGCATTGGGAATGTTCAAGGCCATTGAAGCGTACCTGCTGGCAAATCCTAACACCTATTGA